TTTGTAAAACCTTTATTTCCCTCTTCGTCATAAATATGACCACCACGGTGTTCATCATAAAGTGCCATAACCGTATGCTCATCATATAAAACTGATTGTACACGAGAATAAGGACAAACATATACACAGAAGTTCTCTTTCATAAATACGATATCGTAAATTAAGAACAGTGCTACACCGATGACAAAACCGATCATTACACCATGTTCAGCAGGGTTGTTTAAATAGTTAAAGAAATCTTCCGGCGGAACAAAGTACCACATAAAGTCTGCACCTGCAATAAGTGCTAAAACAGACCAGATTAGAATAGCTATAACCTTCTTCACTTTATTCTCAGGTTTAGACATATCAGGCTCTTGCTGTTTATTTGCAATACGTTTTCTAAGCCCTAAAAGTTTTGTCTCAATTAAGTCACGATACACAACTCTAAAGATAGTCTGCGGACATAACCATCCACAAAACACACGACCACCTACAACCGTCATACCAAAGATACTGATAAACAGTAACATTAGTAAAAATGGCATTAAATAAAGTTCTTGCATATCAAACTGAATAAATGCAAGGTGTAACTTCATCTTATCGAAGCTTAATAAAAATAAGTGGTTTCCATCTACCGATATCCAAGGGATCACTAAAGATACTATTGTTGCTAAAAGAAATACGTAATAACGCTTATATCTCCATGGTGAAGGTATCTTAAAGTCCTTTTTTTCTGTTTCTTGACTCATACAATTCTCCTAAAATTTA
Above is a window of Sulfurimonas marina DNA encoding:
- the ccoG gene encoding cytochrome c oxidase accessory protein CcoG, producing the protein MSQETEKKDFKIPSPWRYKRYYVFLLATIVSLVIPWISVDGNHLFLLSFDKMKLHLAFIQFDMQELYLMPFLLMLLFISIFGMTVVGGRVFCGWLCPQTIFRVVYRDLIETKLLGLRKRIANKQQEPDMSKPENKVKKVIAILIWSVLALIAGADFMWYFVPPEDFFNYLNNPAEHGVMIGFVIGVALFLIYDIVFMKENFCVYVCPYSRVQSVLYDEHTVMALYDEHRGGHIYDEEGNKGFTKQKELQKVEEHAECTTCEKCVTVCPTHIDIRKGLQLECINCLECVDACTTVMGKLGKPSLVTWSSDYEIVDRKGKTQFFRPKVLAYGAILIVITIILGLMSTTKEHMLLNINKETQAYSIAKKQDKYTVENSYTFLVQNTQREKMKYYFDVVMPEGYNGKIEVVRPLKPFNVTPDKIKKKIVILRAVGDLGKSDVQDTIIPIKIHAYALDKDGKPSQKISVFRNSTFIYPSKNQLK